One genomic region from Candida albicans SC5314 chromosome 6, complete sequence encodes:
- a CDS encoding mitochondrial 37S ribosomal protein uS2m (Ortholog(s) have structural constituent of ribosome activity and mitochondrial small ribosomal subunit localization) — MIRSTTATTTTLRYCARIFRNLSRSYSTENSQPNPNEQPPLEHTLSHKELREQAIAEALAREEEAILKTKKLRELTQESQNLISALNKTPTTLINERLNKLHEDLSKLSQDKIKQLDEELKDYLNQNMILPDHLKANRPWLRSSDNNEDISKKLKSSINSASSSDSNHTSTTTTSSRYTEQFPNLKPTPDYKPYSEQELYIRQLNHTRINGRIGSRLTQVYKPQRDINNPPKFDNTTIAKLMAAGCHLGHSTSSFRPSMQPFIYGIYDKVHIIDLNKTLEKLTLACKVIEGVVEKGGVVLYVGTHKNNSSIQEALVKASERSHGYYVNKRWIPGTITNYTEVTKQYGQIKTKMEVDMKDQKITTKNSNKIIKPDLMVLLNPVENRNCIKECISAGIPTIGLCDTDMEPSLLTYPIPCNDDSVRSVNLMLGIMSKSAESGLQKRISAVKKLEENDGKVVKA; from the coding sequence ATGATAAGATCAACTACAgctacaactacaacatTGAGATATTGTGCTCGTATTTTCAGAAATCTCAGTAGAAGTTATTCTACTGAAAATTCTCAACCCAACCCAAATGAACAACCACCTTTGGAACATACATTATCTCATAAAGAATTACGTGAACAAGCAATTGCTGAAGCATTAGCtagagaagaagaagccATTTTAAAAACGAAGAAATTGAGAGAATTAACTCAAGAAAGTCAAAATTTGATATCAGCATTAAATAAAACTCCAACaactttaattaatgaaagattaaataaattacatgaagatttatcaaaattatctcaagataaaatcaaacaattagatgaagaattaaaagattatttaaatcaaaatatgaTTTTACCTGATCATTTAAAAGCTAATCGTCCATGGCTTAGATCaagtgataataatgagGATATatccaaaaaattgaaaagttcAATAAACtctgcttcttcttcagatTCAAATCATACATCCACTACCACTACATCATCTCGATACACTGAACAATTCCCAAATTTGAAACCTACTCCTGATTATAAACCTTATTCTGAACAAGAATTATATATTAGACAATTGAATCATACCAGAATAAATGGAAGAATAGGGTCTCGTTTAACTCAAGTTTATAAACCTCAACGTGATATCAATAATCCAccaaaatttgataatacCACCATAGCCAAATTAATGGCCGCTGGATGTCATTTGGGTCATTCAACTTCATCTTTCCGTCCAAGCATGCAACCATTCATATATGGTATATATGATAAAGTCcacattattgatttaaataaaactttagaaaaattgacATTAGCATGTAAAGTAATTGAAGGAGTCGTTGAAAAAGGTGGTGTTGTTTTATATGTCGGTACTcataaaaataattcatcaattcaAGAAGCATTAGTTAAAGCTAGTGAAAGATCTCATGGTTATTATGTCAATAAGCGTTGGATCCCGGGTACTATAACTAATTACACTGAAGTTACAAAACAATATGGTCaaattaaaactaaaatgGAAGTTGATATGAAAgatcaaaaaattactaccaaaaattctaataaaattattaaaccGGATTTAATGGTATTATTAAATCCAGtagaaaatagaaattgTATTAAAGAATGTATTTCTGCTGGTATTCCAACCATTGGGTTATGTGATACTGATATGGAACCTTCTTTATTGACTTATCCAATTCCATGTAATGATGATTCAGTTAGATCAGTTAATTTGATGTTGGGTATTATGAGTAAATCAGCTGAATCTGGTTTACAAAAACGTATTTCTGCTgttaaaaaattagaagaaaacGATGGGAAAGTAGTTAAAGCTTAA
- the SBA1 gene encoding Hsp90 cochaperone (Similar to co-chaperones; induced in high iron; farnesol-, heavy metal (cadmium) stress-induced; protein level decreases in stationary phase cultures; Hap43-repressed) — MSSTTTQTPTVLWAQRSSEDDAAKNIIYLTIQISDPIDLKIDLKSDHLIIDSKSNDSVYSSIDYHLQIDFFKEIDPDQSKINTENGSHIFMILRKKDQQEEYWPRLTKEKLKYHYIKTDFDKWVDEDEQDEVKDDPNDFGGPGGPGGAMDFSQMLSGMGGLGGAGGSGGPGGVDLSALASQLGQAGGAGGAAGLDGEEGEEGEAEAKEAQEESNTTATEKE; from the coding sequence ATGTCCTCGACAACCACTCAAACTCCAACTGTATTATGGGCTCAACGTTCATCTGAAGATGACGCTGCcaaaaatatcatttattTAACCATTCAAATATCTgatccaattgatttaaaaatagATTTAAAAAGTGatcatttaattattgattctAAATCTAATGATTCAGTttattcatcaattgattatcatttacaaattgattttttcaaagaaatAGATCCTGatcaatcaaaaattaatacTGAAAATGGTTCACATATTTTTATGATTCTTCGTAAAAAAgatcaacaagaagaatatTGGCCACGTTTaactaaagaaaaattgaaatatcatTATATTAAAACCgattttgataaatgggtggatgaagatgaacaaGATGAAGTTAAAGATGATCCAAATGATTTTGGTGGACCTGGTGGACCTGGTGGAGCTATGGATTTCTCACAAATGTTGAGCGGCATGGGCGGTTTAGGTGGCGCTGGTGGAAGTGGCGGTCCTGGTGGTGTCGATCTTAGTGCATTGGCTTCTCAATTGGGTCAAGCtggtggtgctggtggtgCTGCAGGTCTTGATGGCGAAGAAGGCGAAGAAGGCGAAGCAGAAGCTAAAGAAGCGCAAGAAGAATCAAATACCACTGCTactgaaaaagaataa
- the ALA1 gene encoding alanine--tRNA ligase (Alanyl-tRNA synthetase; translational regulation generates cytoplasmic and mitochondrial forms; Gcn4p-regulated; repressed by amino acid starvation (3-AT); translation-related genes downregulated upon phagocytosis by murine macrophages), which produces MIKTLLRRMSSNTTIPTPNGSNHWTASKVRSTFLDYFKKQQHTYVPSSSVVPHNDPTLLFANAGMNQYKPIFLGTVDPASDFASLKRAANSQKCIRAGGKHNDLEDVGRDSYHHTFFEMLGNWSFGDYFKKEAIDYSWELLTKVYGLQEDRLYVTYFGGDEKQGLEPDLEAKNFWLKVGVPEDHILPGSVEDNFWEMGDQGPCGPCSEIHYDRIGGRNASALVNMDDPNVLEVWNVVFIQYNREADGNLRTLPNKHIDTGMGFERLVSILQNKYSNYDTDVFLPIFDKIREITGVRPYTGKFGNEDKDGIDTAYRVIADHVRTLTFAICDGGVPNNEGRGYVLRRILRRGSRYVRKYMNYPIGGFFQQLVDVVIEQNKEIFPEISSGAQDLKEILNEEELSFAKTLDRGEKLFEQYAIIASKTPEQTLSGKDVWRLYDTYGFPVDLTRLMAEEAGLKIDEEGFERAKEESREASKGSGTKDGKTLVKLDVHALSELDQNDAIPKTNDEFKYGLENVKAKVVGIYDGSKFVDSIEDPSIQYGILLDKTPFYAEQGGQEYDTGKLVIDGKSEFNVANVQVYAGYVLHTGNIVDGKLNVGDEIIATYDELRRWPIRNNHTGTHILNFALREVLGDGVDQKGSLVAPEKLRFDFSHKQAVTAKELEKIEAISNKYIKNNDKVYYKDVSLTKAKEINGLRAVFGETYPDPVRVVSIGVSVDDLLADPTNTKWHEISIEFCGGTHVAKTGDIKDLVIIEESGIAKGIRRIVAVTGHDAHHVQKVANEFEQEIDNASSLPFGVAKESKSKELGVALKKLSISVLDKQRLTEKFNKLDKSIKDNLKAKQKEETKKTLDVVNNWLNDKENASSFLVAHVPITANAKAITEAINLIKKQDKTKSIYLLTGETDKVAHGCYVSDEAIAKGINANELAKAVSENIGGKAGGKGNIVQGMGDKPQGINTAIEEVTKLFKEKL; this is translated from the coding sequence ATGATAAAGACATTGCTCCGAAGAATGTCAAGTAATACCACTATACCAACCCCAAATGGCTCCAATCATTGGACTGCCTCAAAAGTTAGATCTACATTTTTAGACTATTTCAAGAAACAGCAACACACTTATGTCCCATCTTCATCAGTTGTTCCTCACAATGACCCAACTTTATTGTTTGCCAATGCTGGTATGAATCAATataaaccaatttttttgggaACAGTTGATCCAGCTAGTGATTTTGCTAGTTTAAAAAGAGCTGCCAATTCTCAAAAATGTATTAGAGCTGGTGGTAAACATAACGATTTAGAAGATGTTGGTAGAGACTCTTATCATCATacattttttgaaatgCTTGGTAATTGGTCATTTGGagattatttcaaaaaagagGCCATTGACTATTCATGGGAATTGTTGACCAAAGTTTATGGATTACAAGAAGATAGATTGTATGTCACTTattttggtggtgatgaaaAACAAGGATTAGAACCAGATTTAGAAGccaaaaatttttggttAAAGGTTGGTGTACCAGAGGATCATATTTTACCAGGTTCAGTTGAAGATAATTTTTGGGAAATGGGTGATCAAGGTCCATGTGGTCCATGTAGTGAAATCCATTATGATAGAATTGGGGGTAGAAATGCTTCTGCTTTAGTCAATATGGATGACCCTAATGTGCTTGAAGTTTGGAATGttgttttcattcaatATAATCGTGAAGCTGATGGGAACTTGCGTACATTACCAAACAAACACATTGATACTGGTATGGGTTTTGAAAGATTGGTGTCAATTttacaaaacaaatattcaaattatgaTACTGATGTGTTTTTACCAATTTTCGACAAAATTAGAGAAATTACTGGTGTTAGACCATATACAGGAAAGTTTGGtaatgaagataaagatGGTATAGATACTGCTTATAGAGTTATTGCAGATCATGTTAGAACTTTGACATTTGCTATTTGTGATGGTGGTGTTCCTAACAATGAAGGTAGAGGTTATGTTTTGAGAAGAATTTTGAGAAGAGGTTCTCGTTATGTTCGTAAATATATGAATTATCCAATTGGAGGATTTTTCCAACAATTGGTCGATGTTGTTATTGAACAAAACAAGGAAATTTTCCCAGAAATTTCTAGTGGTGCCCAAGATTTGAAGgaaattttgaatgaagaagaattatcaTTTGCCAAAACATTAGATCGtggtgaaaaattatttgaacaATATGCTATTATTGCTTCCAAGACTCCAGAACAAACTTTATCTGGTAAAGATGTTTGGAGATTATATGACACTTATGGGTTCCCAGTTGATTTAACCAGATTAATGGCTGAAGAAGCtggtttgaaaattgaCGAAGAAGGTTTTGAACGCGCTAAAGAGGAATCTAGAGAAGCTTCCAAGGGAAGTGGTACTAAAGATGGTAAAACTTTGGTGAAATTAGATGTTCATGCTCTTTCTGAATTAGATCAAAATGATGCTATTCCTAAAACCAATGACGAATTTAAATATGGTCTTGAAAATGTCAAGGCTAAAGTTGTTGGTATTTATGATGGTTCCAAGTTTGTTGATTCTATTGAAGATCCAAGTATTCAATATGGCATATTGTTGGATAAAACCCCATTCTATGCTGAACAAGGTGGTCAAGAATATGATACTGGTAAATTAGTTATTGATGGTAAACTGGAATTCAATGTTGCTAACGTTCAAGTTTATGCTGGCTACGTGTTACACACTGgtaatattgttgatggGAAGTTAAATGTTGGTGATGAAATCATTGCTACTTATGATGAATTAAGAAGATGGCCAATTAGAAATAACCACACTGGTACtcatattttgaattttgcCTTGAGAGAAGTCCTTGGAGATGGCGTTGATCAAAAAGGTTCATTAGTTGCTCCAGAAAAATTGAGATTTGATTTCAGTCATAAACAAGCTGTTACCGctaaagaattggaaaaaattgaagCTATTTCTAACAAATACATTAAAAACAATGATAAAGTTTATTATAAAGATGTTTCATTGACCAAAGCCAAAGAAATCAATGGGTTAAGAGCTGTTTTTGGAGAAACTTATCCTGATCCAGTTAGAGTTGTTTCTATTGGTGTACtggttgatgatttattagcTGATCCTACTAATACCAAATGGCACGAAATATCTATAGAATTTTGTGGTGGTACTCATGTTGCCAAGACTGGTGATATTAAAGATTTAGTGATTATTGAAGAATCAGGTATTGCTAAAGGTATTAGAAGAATTGTTGCTGTTACTGGACATGATGCTCATCATGTTCAAAAAGTTgctaatgaatttgaacaaGAAATCGACAATGCTTCAAGTTTACCATTTGGTGTTGCTAAAGAATCTAAATCTAAAGAATTGGGAGTtgcattgaaaaaattatcaatttccGTGTTGGATAAACAGAGATTGactgaaaaattcaataaattggatAAATCCATCAAAGATAATTTGAAGGctaaacaaaaagaagaaaccaaaaaaactTTAGATGTGGTTAATAATTGGTTGaatgataaagaaaatgctTCATCATTTTTGGTTGCTCACGTTCCAATTACTGCTAATGCCAAGGCAATCACTGAAGCcattaatttgattaaaaagCAAGataaaaccaaatcaatttatttattgactGGTGAAACCGATAAAGTTGCTCATGGATGTTATGTTAGTGATGAAGCCATTGCCAAGGGTATTAATGCTAATGAGTTGGCTAAAGCTGTATCAGAAAATATAGGTGGTAAAGCTGGTGGTAAAGGTAACATTGTTCAAGGTATGGGTGATAAACCACAAGGTATTAACACTGCTATTGAAGAAGTAACtaaattattcaaagaGAAATTGTag
- a CDS encoding uncharacterized protein (Ortholog of C. dubliniensis CD36 : Cd36_64250, Candida tenuis NRRL Y-1498 : cten_CGOB_00218, Debaryomyces hansenii CBS767 : DEHA2E19888g and Spathaspora passalidarum NRRL Y-27907 : spas_CGOB_00025), producing the protein MLKYYNRALTFEELVLQLSSVKDTTCYILISDPTLYYSHHSNDTIKLSWKGIHNLNNCQLILIESWSEIKEFVSNIVDRCLIVFYGIFKTFIELGLNSNEGEKKNGFLQHHHQFCGWELNKLFHLLFLKQSMYGVDVIVNDGIEHDNDNVGGEPLIWGLQIPNVREKLHNRTDTTTTNQEEKMISLRVIFIKWFEMTNKIDYSTV; encoded by the coding sequence ATGCTAAAATACTACAATCGAGCATTAACGTTTGAAGAGTTGGTTCTACAACTATCATCAGTGAAAGATACAACGTGTTATATATTAATTTCTGATCCAACTTTATATTATTCACACCACAGTAATGATACTATCAAATTATCATGGAAAGGGATCCATAATCTAAATAATTGTCAGTTAATATTGATTGAGTCTTGGTCAGAAATAAAAGAGTTTGTGTCTAATATAGTTGATCGATGTCTTATTGTGTTTTATGgaattttcaaaacattTATTGAACTTGGATTGAATAGTAACGAAggagaaaagaagaatggGTTTTTgcaacatcatcatcaattttgtGGATGggaattaaataaattgtttcatCTACTTTTCCTTAAACAATCAATGTATGGAGTAGATGTAATTGTAAACGATGGTATTGAAcatgataatgataatgtgGGTGGTGAACCTTTGATTTGGGGTTTGCAAATACCTAATGTGAGAGAAAAACTACATAATCGTACTGATACAACCACCACtaatcaagaagaaaagatgATCTCGTTACGAgtaatatttattaaatggTTTGAAATGACTAATAAAATAGACTATTCAACTGTataa